The proteins below come from a single Sandaracinaceae bacterium genomic window:
- a CDS encoding GYF domain-containing protein: MKIVCDSCGAKYSIADEKVAGRVFKIRCKKCGAAIVVRGDQVESPAEEESTRVVDYGGDAVWHVVVDGDQQGPFAPSQIGEMLSAGTIGWDAYVWKEGFDDWKPAQDIEELVSAVMGGGGQEAEEQDAAGGDMGADPFAATGAAEPAASESPFGGAEAAVASRDAGADLFAQPDAASPFGGGAPEEEEDVVASAPGGPRVSAEQALTGARNENSVLFSLSNLQALATGSGGGGGGAGAAPSSAPSAGPTPSAAPRAGMASGEGSGLIDIRALASATGVTGGGAGPVTSASTDRVDDLLSIGGAGGGGLGSSLGAPVLVPEKKEESSNKGLVIAAIAVGGIAILAAAAVAIVVLTKEDPAQPPVAAAGAVTGGQAVDSTGTAAAGTEGAGAAGAAGAAGAGAAGGDPSGTPPAETETEAAAATEDGDAEEEEDEGGEGSSGSSRRRGRRASRGGGGGGGGGAAATPAATSGGGGGGSARRGGSGGGGGGSDRDIDSLLDNALGGGGGGARRGGGGGGGGGGAASGPATPSRGDVVSAMNSVQGAVSACGSGQHGLAPVRIVFGNNGRVQSAQVSGGSFPPPVRSCIARAVRGARVPPFRNPTFSVNYPFRL; this comes from the coding sequence ATGAAGATCGTCTGCGACAGCTGTGGTGCCAAATACTCGATCGCCGACGAGAAGGTGGCCGGTCGGGTCTTCAAGATCCGTTGCAAGAAGTGCGGCGCCGCCATCGTCGTCCGTGGAGATCAGGTCGAATCGCCGGCCGAAGAAGAGTCGACGCGCGTGGTCGACTACGGCGGTGACGCCGTGTGGCACGTGGTGGTCGACGGAGACCAACAGGGCCCCTTCGCGCCGTCACAGATCGGCGAGATGCTGTCCGCGGGCACCATCGGCTGGGACGCCTATGTCTGGAAGGAGGGCTTCGACGACTGGAAGCCGGCCCAGGACATCGAGGAGCTCGTCTCGGCGGTGATGGGCGGCGGCGGTCAAGAGGCCGAGGAGCAGGACGCGGCCGGCGGCGACATGGGCGCCGACCCGTTCGCGGCGACCGGCGCAGCCGAGCCCGCCGCCTCCGAGTCCCCCTTCGGCGGCGCCGAAGCAGCGGTGGCCAGCCGCGACGCGGGCGCCGATCTGTTCGCGCAGCCCGACGCCGCGAGCCCGTTCGGCGGCGGCGCGCCCGAGGAAGAAGAGGACGTCGTCGCGTCTGCGCCCGGGGGCCCGCGCGTGAGCGCGGAGCAGGCCCTGACCGGCGCGCGCAACGAGAACTCGGTCCTGTTCTCCCTCTCCAACCTCCAGGCGCTCGCGACCGGATCGGGCGGCGGAGGCGGCGGCGCGGGCGCCGCGCCGAGCAGCGCCCCGAGCGCAGGCCCCACCCCGTCGGCGGCGCCCCGCGCGGGCATGGCTTCGGGTGAGGGCTCCGGCCTCATCGACATCCGCGCCCTCGCTTCGGCCACCGGCGTGACGGGCGGAGGCGCGGGCCCGGTGACGTCGGCGAGCACGGACCGGGTGGACGACCTCCTCTCGATCGGCGGCGCGGGCGGCGGCGGCCTCGGCTCCTCGCTCGGCGCTCCGGTGCTCGTTCCGGAGAAGAAGGAAGAGTCGAGCAACAAGGGGCTCGTCATCGCGGCCATCGCGGTGGGCGGCATCGCCATCCTCGCGGCGGCCGCGGTCGCCATCGTGGTCCTCACCAAGGAGGATCCGGCCCAGCCTCCGGTCGCGGCGGCGGGCGCCGTCACGGGCGGGCAGGCGGTCGACTCCACGGGCACGGCCGCAGCCGGCACCGAGGGCGCGGGCGCGGCCGGCGCGGCTGGCGCAGCCGGAGCGGGCGCGGCCGGGGGCGACCCGAGCGGGACGCCGCCGGCGGAGACCGAGACCGAGGCGGCGGCCGCGACCGAGGACGGCGACGCCGAAGAGGAAGAGGACGAAGGCGGCGAAGGCTCCAGCGGCTCGAGCCGTCGACGGGGCCGGCGCGCCAGCCGCGGCGGCGGTGGTGGCGGCGGCGGCGGCGCCGCGGCGACACCCGCCGCGACGAGCGGCGGCGGCGGCGGTGGCAGCGCCCGTCGCGGTGGCAGCGGCGGCGGCGGTGGCGGCAGCGACCGAGACATCGACTCCCTGCTCGACAACGCCCTCGGCGGCGGCGGCGGCGGCGCCCGGCGCGGCGGCGGCGGCGGCGGCGGTGGTGGCGGGGCCGCGAGCGGCCCGGCGACGCCGAGCCGGGGCGACGTCGTCTCCGCGATGAACAGCGTGCAGGGCGCGGTCTCGGCCTGTGGCAGCGGACAGCACGGCCTCGCGCCGGTGCGCATCGTCTTCGGCAACAACGGCCGCGTGCAGAGCGCCCAGGTCAGCGGCGGCAGCTTCCCGCCGCCGGTGCGGAGCTGCATCGCCCGCGCGGTCCGCGGCGCGCGCGTGCCTCCGTTCCGCAACCCGACCTTCAGCGTGAACTACCCGTTCCGCCTGTAG